Within the Bacteroidales bacterium genome, the region ACATTAGGAAGTGAATAATAAAAAAAATCACCGGCCAAAGTTTTGGCCGGTGATTTTTTTTATAAAGAACATGCAAAACTATTATTGCTTTAATTCATCTGGCATCCAGCTCTCAACGAGAACTTTGTGATCGTTATACCATTGGTCTGCAGCTTCCAGTTCGTCTTCGCCTTTTTCAATAGCATCCATCAGGTTATAAAGCTGAGTTTCATTCAGATTGAAATTGGTGAAAAACTTTTGAAGCACGGGGAAGTCTCCCTCAAAACCCTGACGGGTTACAATAGCACAAACGTCCTTGGGATAAATTTCCTTGGGATCTTCAAGATATTTCAGGTCAAAATCCGCCCACATGTGATGGGGTTTCCACCCTGTAATAATAATAGGATCCTGATTGTTATAAGCTTTTCTTAGACTGGCCATCATAGCGGGACCACTCGATGTTATCTGATTATAATCAAGGTCATATTCTTCAATGGCTTTTTCCGTATTCCCGTGAATACCGGCTCCACTGCCAATACCAATGATTTCGCCGTCAAATGTGTCAACGTGATCATTCAGTTCGGTAATTGAATTGAAATCCACATACTGGGGAACAACCAAACCGGTTGTACCGCCGCTGAAAGATTCTCCAATCTTATTCATCTGATCACCATATTTCTCCCAATAATCGCTGTGTGTATGTGGCAACCAAGCATCAAGCATCAGGTCGGCATCACCTTTGGCTAATGTGGCATAAATCGGACCCGGCTCAAGCGGAGTGATTTTAATATCATACCCTTTTTCCTCAAGAGCTGCTTTGGCCAGATGGGTAAAGGCAATACCTTCTGCCCAGTTGGGATACAAGATATGGACCTGCTCTGATTTGTTGGCAGCTCCTTCTTCTCTGGCACTTTCCTGCTGACCTCCCTGCTGACAGGAAGAAAAGCTCAGTACCGCCGCGGCCATAAGGACCGCGAAAACTGTTTTTAAACTAAATTCGAACTTTTTCATAATTAACTTCTCCTTTTTAACATTCATTAAACTTTAAATATTTTAAGTTGAACAATATACATTATTCTTCTTGTGAAACTTGCCTTCTGGAGATACCCAGAGCCTGAGTTACCCTGTCAAGGAAAATGGCAAGAATAACAATACCAAGCCCGGCTTCAAATCCCAAACCCATGTCGGCCTTCAGAATGCCTTTATAAACAGCCTGACCAAGACCTCCGGCTCCAACCATGGACGCAATCACCACCATTGACAAGGCCAGCATAATAACCTGGTTCACACCTGCCAGAATGGTTGGCTTAGCCAAAGGTATCTGAACCTTGTAGAGCAACTGTCTTTTTGTACATCCAAAGGCTTTTGAAGCTTCCACAACATCTTCCTGAACATTTCGTATACCCAGGTTGGTAAGACGCACTGCCGGAGGCAATGCAAAAACAATGGTTGCTACCACTCCGGGGACGTTACCTACACTAAAAAAGATAATGGCCGGTATCAGATAAACGAAAGGAGGCAACGTTTGCATAAAGTCAAGTATGGGACGGATAACTTTATCTGCCCCGTCATGCCTTGAGGCATATACACCTACCGGAATACCAATAAACAATGCAATAATAGCAGAAACCAATATCAATGCAATGGTCTGCATGGTCTCTTCCCAGTATCCCATAATGTGAAGCAAAAGCAAACCCAAAACAGCAAAAACGGCAATACCGCCTGCGGCTTTCCAGGCCCCTTTGGAGAAAAACTTACGCCCTTTGCTGTTGAGCAGATAAGCTATCAAAGCAAGAATCAGAATGGTAATATATGCAGGAGGAAATAAAAGAATGGTTTCCAAAAAAGTTACCATTGAATCAATTCCTGCGGAAATGCCGTTAAAAAAGCCGGATGCATTATCCGAAAGCCATTCTACTCCGCTCTCGACCCAATTGCCTAGTTCAATATCTATATTTATCATAGGTCAATTCCTCCTTCTTTTTTTATCTGTTTAACTTCTTCCCTGTTTTTGCCTATCATTTCAGCAATAACAGATGAGTGAACTACAACGCCAATTAACTTTCTGTTTTCATCCACAACAGCAAGGTTCAGATCGGTATCCAAAAACAGGGGCAACAGCTCTGCCACCGGTGTATCTGAGGTTACGGCCGTAACCTCTTCCTTCTCATACATATATTCCTGGATATTTCTCAACCCCTTGTCTTCCATTTCCTTCATATCCGTATCCTTGACAAATCCGATAAATATACCGTTTTCTCCAACAACAGGCATGGAAGTAACACCCTGGTTCCTCATTTTTCTGAGAGCAGCTCTGGGGCCATCCTGTTTAATCCTGACAGCATTGGGATTTTTAAACATCACCGAACCGGCAGTCACAATTCCTCCCCGGTCAACGTTCTCAACAAATGCCCGAACGTAGTCGGTAGCAGGATTGGTCAGAATCTCTTCGGGGGTGCCGGTTTGAACCATATATCCATCCTTCATGATGGCAATGCGATCGCCTAGCTTCAGTGCCTCATCCAAATCGTGGGTGATAAAAAGTATGGTTTTTCTTACTTTTTCCTGCAACTGAAGCAGCTCTTCCTGCATCTGAGTACGAATCAACGGGTCAAGCGCACTGAATGCCTCATCCATCAACAAAATTTCAGGATCGGTAGCCAGCGCCCGGGCCAAACCAACCCGTTGCTGCATACCACCGCTGAGCTGGCCTGTCATTTTTTCCTCATATCCTTCCAGACCAACAGTTTTAATCACATCGTATGCCTTTTTGATACGCGCATCTTCATCAACGCCCTGAATTTCCAAACCAAAAGCTACATTGGAGCTGACGGTCCGGTGCGGGAGAAGTCCAAAATGCTGGAAAACCATGGTCATTTTGGTACGGCGAAATTCCCTCAAGGCACGTTCATTGATTTGTATAATATCATTACCGTCCACAACTACCCTTCCGGCAGTTGGCTCTATCAAACGGTTAAAGCAACGCAGAAGTGTGGACTTACCGCTACCGGAAAGTCCCATTACAACAAATACCTCACCTTCCTGAATATCCAGATTGGCATCGCTCACACCCACCGTACATCCTGTCTGGTTCAATATTTCTACTTTGCTTTTACCTTGTTCCTGAAGCTCTTGTGCCTCTTTAAATCTTTTGCCAAAGATAACACTGAGATTTTCAACTTGAATTTTACTCATAAGATTATTATATATTGTAACATCAAATAGCCAAAAATATGGAAAAAATTCATAATTAAAAAATTATTGGCGAATAAATCTTCTGTAGAAACAATATTTCAATAGCTTTCCATCCCTGATAAACTGGAATGAAAAGCTATTGATGAAACCTGAATTTTTTCTAGAAATAATAACCAATATTGATATTGAAACGCTTATTCCAATCGGGATCTTCCACGCCTGTTCCAAGACCTTTTCCAAAGGAGCTTGTCAGCCAGGGCTGATTCTTACCCATGGCATAGTCAACATACGTATAGATACCACCTGCAGTGAATAACATACCGGGTACAAGGTGATGGGTATCGTAAAAGTTTTCATTGGACTTATCGATCAAAGTATAATCTATATAAGGCTGAACGCTTGATATGGGACCCCAGTCTACAGGAATGGTATAGGCCAGCCCGGCTACATATATATTTGCCTCAGTAGCTACACCACCGGAATAGAATCCCTCTTCAGCAGGGTCTAAACCACTGCCGAAATACTCATAACCATATGCACCCATTTGAATGACGTCCAGTTCATTTCCGTCATCACCTGTGGCATTGTAATCATAGTTGATAACCTCGGCTTTCAGGTTGAAATTGCCAAAATTTCCTACAACATGACCTGCAAAAGCAGTAGAAGTATTAATTTCATCTCGTTCGCGGTTATAAATACCACCTAACTGGGCAGAAACTCCAAGTTCCCAGCCTTCAGCTACGTCATATGCCAAACGTCCATTGAACTGATTCAGCTCGCTTAAAGTTGCTGATTCAGAAACAAATGAATTTGCTTCATCGTCCCAATATCCTCCTGTGCCGGGCACAATATCATAGGAATAACGGCCTGAGCCGGAACCGCCAAAGGTTACATCACCTCCGAACTTAGGTCCTTCAGGTTCCTGCTGACGGAAATAGGAAAACGAGAGTTTCAGCTTATCGCTGGGTGTATAGTCAAAATTAACACCCATGTCGTAATCGTCTTCCAGCCCTACATAGTAAGGACCCTGGAACCACCATGAGTGGGAAGCATAGGTTGTAATACCAAAAGGAACCTGTGTTACACCCAACTCCATGTAAAGATCATCTGAAAAAGCATAACCCAAATATCCATGATGGACAAAATGACTCCCGAATGTAGGATAAAAACGATATTCAAAACTCAAATCCACATTGGCCATGGAACCATCTACATTAAGACGCCATGTATCCCATGTAAAGGTAGGATTGCTTTTGGTATTATTATAACTGGAAGAGATGATGTTGTATCTGACTGCTCCTCCAAATGTAAAACCATCCTCGTCATCCTGCGCTGTAGACGAATTAGGAATTGTAAAAAATAACACCGTCAAAGCAACTAAAAAACTACTAAATAATTTGTTTGTCTTCATAAATTTTCATTTTTTGGTTAGAAATTAAAGCCTGTTCTGTTTAAATATGCACAAAACTAATAAAAAAATTATTCGTGTACGACATTTCATTTGATATATTTTAAATCTTTCTGATGGAACCCGCATGCAGCGACCTTCACAACAAGCATATGATTATCATGCCGGTTCCGTGCTGATACAAGCAAAGTTTGTGAATTTGGCTTGTAACTTAATTTAAATGTAAACATTTAATAAACTGTTAACCGAATGGAAAGCAATACCCCTTATTTCTTTCCAAACTCCATTATTCAGTAAAACCAAGATTCAAGGTTAATCTGAATTCAGGTATGGTTAACAAGAACTTTGCGCAATTGTTCAAACCCACCAGATCAAATACCATGCATTCGGTTATTTATGATGAAATGAGGGCCAAAGGCTCAGCGAAGCCAGAACGGGATGTTATTTATATTTTTGTAATAGAGATTCGCCGCATGCAGGTTTCATTATTCATACCTTCGACCATAGCCAAACGGATACAACGGATCTTCCGAATCATAGGGAACATCAGGCAATTGATTTTCAACAGTCTCCATGGATGAGGGCAATTCGACAGGCAGTTTCCCCTGCGGTTCAGCCCTTCCGAATATGACATCCAGGATGGCATCGGTCTCGTTCTCGAAATCCGCAATCAAACCCTCAGTTTCTTCGGCGATTTCAGGTATCACTGCCGGCCGGTCAAGCGTGATAACCACGACAGATGGTTTTTCAGAAATTTTATTGATAATTCTCCGTTTTTCAACATCCATAAAAGCCAAACTTCCCTGACGGAACAATCTTTCCAGCAGCATGTCGTTCCGGGCTTCATAGGGAGCCTGAAGCTGGAGTATGATAAAATCCGCCTCATCCCGATAAGAAACCACATGGCCGTATTGGCCGGCCAGCTTTTTATTATCCATGCCCTCGATATATACTTTACTGCCTTCTTCCAGAGGCAACAGATTATTCTCGTTTTTCAGCAACACCATGGATTTGCGTTGAGCTTGCTTCCCTTTTCTGACAAATGATTCATCCCTGACCACTTCCCGCGCCTCTGCAGGATCAACATAAGGATCATCAAACAAGCCCAGCCTGAATTTATCCCTCAGGATTCTTCTCACTGAAGTATCTATTCTGCTTTCTGCGATCGCCCCTGAACGCACCAGTTCGACAATCATCTCAGGTGATGACTCACCCCCGAACATATCACATCCGGCATCGAGTACCTTTACAACACGCTCTTTTTCTGTTAGGTTTTCCACACCCCAGGCTCTGGCATCCCGGAACTTCCCATCGGTAATGATGCCCCAATCGGTGCAGACGACTCCATCAAAATTGTATTTCTCCCTTAACAATCCGGTAATAATTTTCTTGTTAAAGCCAAAAGCCACATCCTCATATTCCGATCCTTCAGGTACGGCATAATAAGGCATAATTTGGGCAGTATTGGCCGGAAAAGCACCTTCTTCAAAGGGAATCAGATGATAATCAAAATTGTTGCCCGGATAAACCTGATCCCTTCCGTAGGGAAAATGGGGATCATCACCACCCTTTTGTGGGCCCCCGCCGGGAAAGTGCTTGGTCATGCAGGCCACGCTGTTGCCATCCAGGCTATCGCCCTGCATTCCCTCAATATAAGCTTTGACCATTTTGGCGCTCAAATGAGCATCCTCTCCAAAAGTGCCGCTTATCCTCCCCCACCGGGGTTCGGTGGCCAGATCAGCCATGGGATGCAGCGCCTGCGTTATTCCTACAGCG harbors:
- a CDS encoding glycine betaine ABC transporter substrate-binding protein, yielding MKKFEFSLKTVFAVLMAAAVLSFSSCQQGGQQESAREEGAANKSEQVHILYPNWAEGIAFTHLAKAALEEKGYDIKITPLEPGPIYATLAKGDADLMLDAWLPHTHSDYWEKYGDQMNKIGESFSGGTTGLVVPQYVDFNSITELNDHVDTFDGEIIGIGSGAGIHGNTEKAIEEYDLDYNQITSSGPAMMASLRKAYNNQDPIIITGWKPHHMWADFDLKYLEDPKEIYPKDVCAIVTRQGFEGDFPVLQKFFTNFNLNETQLYNLMDAIEKGEDELEAADQWYNDHKVLVESWMPDELKQ
- a CDS encoding proline/glycine betaine ABC transporter permease, producing the protein MINIDIELGNWVESGVEWLSDNASGFFNGISAGIDSMVTFLETILLFPPAYITILILALIAYLLNSKGRKFFSKGAWKAAGGIAVFAVLGLLLLHIMGYWEETMQTIALILVSAIIALFIGIPVGVYASRHDGADKVIRPILDFMQTLPPFVYLIPAIIFFSVGNVPGVVATIVFALPPAVRLTNLGIRNVQEDVVEASKAFGCTKRQLLYKVQIPLAKPTILAGVNQVIMLALSMVVIASMVGAGGLGQAVYKGILKADMGLGFEAGLGIVILAIFLDRVTQALGISRRQVSQEE
- a CDS encoding glycine betaine/L-proline ABC transporter ATP-binding protein, with product MSKIQVENLSVIFGKRFKEAQELQEQGKSKVEILNQTGCTVGVSDANLDIQEGEVFVVMGLSGSGKSTLLRCFNRLIEPTAGRVVVDGNDIIQINERALREFRRTKMTMVFQHFGLLPHRTVSSNVAFGLEIQGVDEDARIKKAYDVIKTVGLEGYEEKMTGQLSGGMQQRVGLARALATDPEILLMDEAFSALDPLIRTQMQEELLQLQEKVRKTILFITHDLDEALKLGDRIAIMKDGYMVQTGTPEEILTNPATDYVRAFVENVDRGGIVTAGSVMFKNPNAVRIKQDGPRAALRKMRNQGVTSMPVVGENGIFIGFVKDTDMKEMEDKGLRNIQEYMYEKEEVTAVTSDTPVAELLPLFLDTDLNLAVVDENRKLIGVVVHSSVIAEMIGKNREEVKQIKKEGGIDL
- a CDS encoding glycoside hydrolase family 3 C-terminal domain-containing protein — protein: MKKVLKISGWILISLIVLVAGSYGVYLMRCTIESSINMQILGPEAGALKVDGREFRDLNNNNLLDVYEDPREPVDARVDDLLKRMTLEEKAGTMFITMTGMDRDGSLLEWARLYAPLTFLMERNSEMVVDKKLNHFNIAQSYPPEVMAKWNNNIQKLAERTRLGIPVTIATDPRHSGLKNFTVNVFTEYFSTWPSFLGLAATRDTALVREFGETVRQEYRAVGITQALHPMADLATEPRWGRISGTFGEDAHLSAKMVKAYIEGMQGDSLDGNSVACMTKHFPGGGPQKGGDDPHFPYGRDQVYPGNNFDYHLIPFEEGAFPANTAQIMPYYAVPEGSEYEDVAFGFNKKIITGLLREKYNFDGVVCTDWGIITDGKFRDARAWGVENLTEKERVVKVLDAGCDMFGGESSPEMIVELVRSGAIAESRIDTSVRRILRDKFRLGLFDDPYVDPAEAREVVRDESFVRKGKQAQRKSMVLLKNENNLLPLEEGSKVYIEGMDNKKLAGQYGHVVSYRDEADFIILQLQAPYEARNDMLLERLFRQGSLAFMDVEKRRIINKISEKPSVVVITLDRPAVIPEIAEETEGLIADFENETDAILDVIFGRAEPQGKLPVELPSSMETVENQLPDVPYDSEDPLYPFGYGRRYE